From Fibrobacter sp. UWB4, the proteins below share one genomic window:
- the cas5e gene encoding type I-E CRISPR-associated protein Cas5/CasD has product MDTRWMLLWFEAPLQSWGADSKFSRRDTLEFPTKSGVLGLVLCAMGASGEQKDLLACFSNLKQIVLSFQYDRDSLLHDFQMIGSGYDSNDPWQSLLIPKTGNGKSAVGGGTKLTHRYYLQNAVFAVLLEVPADLTEKIANALQNPVYPIYLGRRCCVPTDFVYHGEFASENEAEQAAKDYAAKKSELRNENLPDYAKKLLSLNFKVIDGDFPEKGDVFTLNDVPIQFGTQKMYRDRRVTKISEGLS; this is encoded by the coding sequence TCCATTGCAATCTTGGGGTGCAGATTCCAAGTTTTCTCGCAGGGATACGCTAGAATTCCCGACGAAGTCGGGTGTTCTAGGTCTTGTTCTTTGTGCAATGGGAGCTTCTGGTGAGCAGAAGGATTTGCTGGCTTGTTTTTCGAATTTAAAACAGATTGTTTTATCGTTTCAATATGATAGGGATTCTTTGTTGCATGATTTTCAAATGATTGGTTCTGGATATGATTCCAATGATCCTTGGCAATCTTTGTTGATTCCTAAAACTGGAAACGGTAAGTCGGCTGTTGGTGGGGGGACAAAATTGACGCATCGTTATTATTTGCAAAATGCAGTTTTTGCGGTGTTGCTTGAGGTTCCTGCGGATTTGACGGAAAAGATTGCGAATGCTTTGCAAAATCCAGTATATCCAATATATCTGGGACGACGCTGCTGTGTTCCGACTGATTTCGTATATCATGGAGAATTTGCTTCTGAAAATGAAGCGGAGCAGGCTGCAAAGGATTATGCCGCGAAGAAATCAGAATTGCGTAATGAAAATCTTCCTGATTATGCAAAAAAATTGTTGTCTTTGAATTTTAAGGTGATAGATGGCGATTTCCCTGAAAAGGGCGATGTCTTTACATTGAATGATGTGCCTATACAGTTTGGTACTCAAAAGATGTATCGTGATCGCCGCGTCACCAAGATTTCAGAAGGATTGTCATAA